The segment TCAAATTCTGGTGCTGGACGACGGCCATCTGGTGGGCATCGGCACCCACGACCAGCTGCGCCAGACCTGCCCCGTCTACGAGGAGATCTACGAGAGCCAGTTCAAGAAAGGGGATGCGCAGAAATGAGTGCAAAAGCAAAAAATAGGCTGACTCCGCAGCAGCGCAAGGCCACCCTGACCCGTGTTCTGGGCAAGATCAGACCTTATTCCCTGTTTGTGGTGTGCAGCCTTGTGGTGGCCGCCGTGAGTGTGGGTGCACAGCTGTATATCCCCATCCTGTGCGGCAGCGCCATCGATCTGATGCTGGGCAAAGGTGCCGTGGATTTTGGCGGTGTGATGCGCATTATGATCGAAGTGCTGGTGGTAGCCGCAGCGGCTGCACTGGCCCAGTGGCTGCTGAGCGTGTGCAACAACCGCATCACCTTCCTTGTCAGCCGGGACCTGCGCAACGAAGCCCTGCGCAAGATCCAGACCCTGCCGCTGTCCTATCTGGACAGCCACCCCTCCGGCGACATTGTGAGCCGCATGGTGGCAGATGTGGACACCTTTGCGGACGGCCTGCTGGTGGGCTTCACCCAGCTGTTCAGCGGCATCCTGACCATTCTGGGCACATTGCTCTTCATGCTCAGCGAGAACGTGCCCATCACGCTGGTGGTGGTGTGCATCACCCCGCTCAGCCTTGTGGTGGCAAGCTTCCTTGCCAAGCGCAGCTATGGTTACTTCCAGAGTCAAAGCACCGTGCGCGGCGAGCAGACCGCCTTGGTCAACGAGATGATCGAGGGCCAGAAGGTGGTGCAGGCCTTCGGCCACGAGACCGAGAGCCTTGCCGCCTTTGACGAGGTGAACGGCCGTCTGCAGGATGTGAGCCTGAAGGCCATCTTCTTTTCCAGCCTGACCAACCCCGCCACCCGCTTTGTGAACAACATCGTGTACGCAGGCGTGGGCCTTGTGGGTGCCGTGTACGCAGTGCGGGGCGGCATCACCATCGGCCAGCTGAGCGTGTTTTTGAGCTACGCCAACCAGTACACCAAACCCTTCAATGAGATCTCCGGCGTGGTGACGGAGCTGCAGAACGCTCTGGCCTGTGCGGCCCGCGTGTTCGACCTGCTGGACGCCGACGATCAGGTACCGGAAGCCGAGAACGCTCCCGTGCTGCAGCCGGACGGCCATGTGCAGCTGGAAAACGTTTCCTTCCGCTACCTGCCCGACCGCCCGCTGATCGAGGGCCTTTCCCTCGACGTGAAGCCCGGTCAGCGCATCGCCATCGTGGGCCCCACGGGCTGCGGCAAGACCACCCTCATCAACCTGCTCATGCGGTTCTATGACGTGAACGGCGGCAGCATCAAAGTATCCGGCACTGACATCCGGGATGTGACCCGCGCTTCCCTGCGCGGCAGCTACGGCATGGTGCTGCAGGACACCTGGCTGCGGGCCGGTACCGTGCGGGAGAACATCGCCTACGGCAAGCCGGATGCAAGCCTTGAAGAGATCGTGGCAGCAGCCAAAGCCGCCCATGCAGACAGCTTCATCCGCCGCCTGCCCGAGGGCTACGACACCGTTAT is part of the Faecalibacterium sp. HTF-F genome and harbors:
- a CDS encoding ABC transporter ATP-binding protein, whose protein sequence is MSAKAKNRLTPQQRKATLTRVLGKIRPYSLFVVCSLVVAAVSVGAQLYIPILCGSAIDLMLGKGAVDFGGVMRIMIEVLVVAAAAALAQWLLSVCNNRITFLVSRDLRNEALRKIQTLPLSYLDSHPSGDIVSRMVADVDTFADGLLVGFTQLFSGILTILGTLLFMLSENVPITLVVVCITPLSLVVASFLAKRSYGYFQSQSTVRGEQTALVNEMIEGQKVVQAFGHETESLAAFDEVNGRLQDVSLKAIFFSSLTNPATRFVNNIVYAGVGLVGAVYAVRGGITIGQLSVFLSYANQYTKPFNEISGVVTELQNALACAARVFDLLDADDQVPEAENAPVLQPDGHVQLENVSFRYLPDRPLIEGLSLDVKPGQRIAIVGPTGCGKTTLINLLMRFYDVNGGSIKVSGTDIRDVTRASLRGSYGMVLQDTWLRAGTVRENIAYGKPDASLEEIVAAAKAAHADSFIRRLPEGYDTVIAEDGGNISQGQKQLLCIARVMLCLPPMLILDEATSSIDTRTEVRIQKAFARMMQGRTSFIVAHRLSTIREADVILVMKDGHIVEQGDHDQLLAAGGFYAKLYNSQFEGVET